A single bacterium DNA region contains:
- a CDS encoding GxxExxY protein produces MEINQITEKIIGTAIEIHKTLGPGLLEMELSV; encoded by the coding sequence ATGGAAATAAATCAGATAACAGAAAAAATTATTGGTACAGCAATTGAAATACATAAGACATTAGGTCCAGGTCTATTAGAAATGGAATTAAGCGTATAG